GGTGAACACGATGCCATCTAGGCCGCCAAGTGAGGACGCGAGCGCCCCGGCCTCCCGGCCAGCCCGCCAGGCGAAGAGGGCGATCGCTTCCTCTGCTGGCGCGGTCGTGCTCGCGGAAAGCGTGCGCATATCACTTGATAGGCCCGAGACACCCAGCAGACCGGACTTCCTGTAGAGAAGATCTTCGACTTGCGCGGTAGTCATGCCCATCTGTGTCAGGAGATGCAGCACTACGCCGGGGTCCAGACCGCCACAGCGCGTGCCCATCATCAGCCCATCGAGCGCGGTGAAGCCCATTGTCGTATCGATGCTTTGCCCCGCCTGCATGGCGCACAGGCTGGCGCCATTGCCGAGATGCGCGGCGATCACGCGCCCTGCCGCAAGCTCCGGATCGATTTGCGCGAGGCGCCGGGCGACATATTCATAGGACAGGCCGTGGAAGCCGTAGCGGCGGATGCCCTGGTCGTGGAGCGCGCGCGGCAGGGCGAAACGCGAGGCCAGCGCGGGCTTATCGTGATGGAAGGCGGTGTCGAAGCAGGCGACCTGCGGCAGTCCGGGACGGAGCCTTGCGATCGCGCGGATCGCGGCCAGATTATGGGGCTGGTGTAGCGGCGCCAGCGGGCACAGTGCTTCAAGCTTGTCGATGAGGGCGTCGTCGACGAGGAGCGGCGCGGCAAAATCGGGGCCGCCATGGACGACCCGATGTCCGATCGCGATGATCTCCCGGCCTTCGAGCGGATGATCCGCCGCCCAGGCGAAGAGGTCCGCCAGCAGATCGGCATGGCTGAGCGAAGCGCCGTCGGGCCAGTCCCGTTCGAGCACCATGCTACCATCAGCCGAACGGGCCGCAAGGGTCGGCGCAATTCCGATCTTCTCGATCTTGCCGCCGGCCGAGAGCTGAAGCGTGCCGGCCGGATCGACGACAAACAGCGAGAATTTTATGCTGGAGGAACCCGAATTCAGGCTGACGACCGCTTTCATGTATGCGGCTCCTGCGGCAGGCCCGGCGCGGCCCTGGTCGCCGCGCGCGCCATCAGCACCGCGACCGCGCAGGAGGCAAGCCGCGTGCGCAGGCTGTCGGCCCGGCTCGTCAGGATGATCGGCACCCGCGCGCCCAGCACGATGCCCGCGGCATCCGCACCACCCAGGAAGGTCAACTGCTTGGCCAGCATATTGCCGGCTTCGAGATTGGGGACGACCAGGATATCCGCCTTGCCCGCCACCGGCGAGACGATGCCCTTTTCTTTGGCTGCTGCTTCGCTGATCGCATTGTCGAAAGCGAGCGGGCCGTCGAGCAGGCCGCCGCTGATCTGTCCCCGATCGGCCATCTTGCACAGCGCCGCTGCGTCCAGGGTCGACGGGATGTCGGGGTTGACGGTCTCCACGGCGGAAAGGATCGCGACTTTGGGTTCTTCAATGCCGATCACCTGGGCAAGGTCGATGGCGTTGCGAATGATATCGGCCTTTTCCTGCAGCGTCGGCGCGATATTGATCGCGGCATCGGTGATTATGAGAGGGGCAGGGTGGTCGGGTACGTCCATGATATAGGCATGGCTGATCCGGCGCTCGGTGCGCAGACCAGTGGATGAACGAACCACCGCGCCCATCAGTTCGTCGGTGTGGAGCGAGCCCTTCATCAGCAGCCTGGCCTCGCCTGACCGGACGAGCGCCACGGCCTTGGCGGCGGCATCATGGCTATGGTCGGCGTGGACGATCCGGACGCCCGAGATATCCTTGCCGGCCTCTTGTGCCGCCTGCCTGATCCTTGCGTCGGGTCCGACGAGGATCGGGGCGATCAGTCCTGCTTCGGCCGCTTCGATGGCGGCGAGGAGTGCCGCCGCGCTGCACGGATGGGCAACGGCGGTGCTCTCCGGCTCGCCTTTCGTGAGGTCGATCAGCCTGCGATAGCCGTCATGATCGCGCAGTTGGATTTCGGGTAGCGTCGCGCGTGCGCGCCGGACTTTCTCCCTGGGCGCCTTGACCTCGGCCTGGCCGGAAATCACGAGTTCCCCATCCTGATTGACGCAGCGGCAGTCGAATATGACAATGTCGTGGTCCGGGCGCTTCTCAATGACTGTGACCGAGGCTGTAATCGTGTCCCCCAGGCCCACCGGCCAGGTGAAACGGAGCGACTGGCTGAGGTAGATGGCGCCCGGGCCCGGCAGCTCGGTTCCCAGCACGGCGGAGATCAGGCCGCCGCCCCACATGCCATGGGCGATCACCCGCCGGAACAGATCGGTCGCGGCATAGTCCGCGTCCATATGGGCCGGATTGACGTCGCCGGACACCAGCGCGAAGAGCTGGATATCCTGCCCGGTCAAGGTGCGGACTATGCTTGCGGTATCGCCGACACCGATCTCATCGAAGGTGCGGTTCTCGATCATGGCGTCTTCGCTCATGGCTCAGCGCTCCAGGACATAGTGACCGGGCGCATCCATGATCGGCGCATAGTTCTTTTCGGAGTTTCCGGTCGGCGGGGGTGCTACCGGCTCGCCGGAATGACGGCCAAGCCACTCGCCCCATTCGATCCACCAGCTTCCTTGCTTGCGCTCAGCGCGTCCTTCCCATTCCTCGGGGTCATAGGACAGGCCATCCGCTTTCCTGGTCAGCACCCGATAGCGGCGGCCCTTATGGCCCGGCTCGGAGACGATGCCGGCATTGTGACCGCCGCTAGTCAGCACGAACGTGATTTCCGCGCTGGTGAGGAGATGGATCTTGTGGACCGAGTGCCATGGGGCGACATGATCGCGCTCGGTGCCGACGACGAACAGCGGCTTGCGGACGGCTGAAAGCGCGATGGTCCTGCCATCGACCTTATACTTGCCTTCAGCGAGATCATCGTCGAGGAAGAGCCGCCGCAGATACTGGCTGTGCATCGCATAGGGCATGCGTGTGCCATCGGCATTCCACGCCATAAGATCGTTCATGGGCTCGCGCTCGCCCATCAGATATTCGCTGAGGATGCGCGACCAAACCAGGTCGTTCGATTTGAGGATCTGGAAGGCGCCGCCCATCTGGCTGCTGTCGAGATAGCCGCGCCCCCACATCATCTTCTCGAGCAGGCTAAGCTGCCCCTCGTCGATGAAGAGACCCAGTTCGCCCGGCTCGCTGAACTCGGTCTGCGCAGCGAACAGGCTGACGCTCGCCAGGCGGTCGTCGCCATCGCGCGCCATGGTGGCAGCCGCAATCGAGAGCAGGGTGCCGCCCAGGCAGTATCCAACGGCGTGGACCGACGACGCGCCGGTGATCGCGGTCACCGCATCGAGCGCGGCCACCGGCCCCATCAGGCGATAGGCCTCCATGTCGAGATCGCGATCCTGCGTTCCAGGATTGTGCCAGGAGATCATGAAAACAGTGAAACCCTGGTCCGTCAGCCATTTGACCAGGGAATTTTCGGGCGAGAGATCGAGAATATAATATTTCATGATCCAGGCGGGGACGATCAGGATCGGCTCCGGGCGGACCTTCTCCGTCGTCGGGTCATATTGGATCAGTTCGATGAGGCGGTTGCGGTAGACGACCTTGCCGGGCGAGACGGCAACATTCTCGCCGACGCGGAAGTTCTCGACGCCGACGGCCGGCAGTCCCCGGGCGAGATGCTGCATGTCTTCCAGCAGATGCTGGAATCCATCGACAAGGCATTTGCCTCCGGTCTCGACGATTTTTTGCTGAAGCAAAGGATTGGTCGCCAGGAAATTGGTCGGCGCCAGGACATCGAGCATCTGCCTGGCGGTGAATTGAAGCATGTCTTCATGATGGCTGGTGACGCCGCTCACGCCGGTGGTTGCGGCATGCCACCATTGCTGGTTGAGAAGGAAGGCTTGCGAGAGGATATTGAAAGGCGGCTGCTTCCAGGCCGGATCTGCAAAGCGCCGGTCCTGCGGCAAAGGTTCGATCGCGAGTGTCGCCCCGCTGTCGGTTGCGCTTCGCATCGCATAGTCGAACAGCCGGGTATATTTGCGCGCTACCTTGGCGCCCAGCTGCAACTGCTTTCCCGGAGAAAAGGCCAGGTGCAGTGCCCAATCCGAAAAGGCTTGCAGGAGCGTTGCAGGGGCGAGCCCGGCAGTCACCTGCGCAATAGCGGCACCTGCGGCATTGTCGAGGGTCTGGGCGATGCCGTCCAGCGGGTCGGGCGGTGATGTCATAGTCTCAGCGCTCATGATCGATCCTTGTCTTGTCGCGATAATTTACGGGTGAGTGACGCCGCCGCGGACTGGCTTGGCCTGGAGGCGGCTGCATATGTCTTCCTGGCGTGGCACCGATCGGCGGGCCGGCTCGAAATCAAGCGTCATTCCTCAAAATCCTTGCCGAGATAGAGCCGGCGCACGTCAGGGTCATGGAGGATCGCCCGCGGCTCTCCTTCGAAAAGCAGCCTGCCGGCATGGATGACGTAGGCACGATCGACCAGTTCGAGCATCTCGTGGACATTGTGGTCGGTGATGAGAACGCCGACATTGCGCCGTTTGAGCGCGCGAACCATGGCCTTGATGTCGAGGATAGACAGCGGATCGACACCCGCGAAGGGCTCGTCGAGGAGAATGACTTTCGGATCGGCGGCCATGGCCCTTGCTATCTCGCACCGGCGGCGTTCGCCTCCCGACAGCGCCCCGGACGGCGTATGGCGCACATAGGCGATGTTGAACTCGCCGAGCAGCGCGTCCAGCCGCTTCTCCAGCGTCGCTCGATCGCGGCAGCGCAGTTCCAACACCGCGCGAATATTTTCCTCCACGCTCATGCCCCGGAAGATCGAAGATTCCTGTGGCAGATATCCCATGCCCCGCTTGCCGCGTTCGCTCATCGCAAGTGCGGAGACATCTTCTCCTGCAAGCAGGATGCGGCCACCGTCCAATCGGAGCAGGCCCATGATCCCATAGAAGCAGACCGTCTTGCCCGCCCCATTGGGGCCAAGGAGCCCGACGATCTCACCGGGTGCGACATCGAGCGAGACGCCGTCCAGCACCTTGCGCTTTCCAAACGTTTTCTCGATGTTCATCACACGCAGCATGGGCGTGGGCGTGTCTTCGGGGCCGATGGCGCAGCCCTGTTGTCCGCCGACATCGATCTGGCAAGCGGGATCATCCGGTTTTCCGGCGAGCCATGCATGCGCTTCATCGAACATGCTCACCCTTTCGGGCAGCAGACCGCCCAGCCAAGGGCAAGCCCGGGATTGCCGTGTGCGCTGACCTCATGAGACGGCTTCGAGTGCGAGCGCGACGCCCTGGCCGCCACCGATGCACAAGGTGACAAGCCCGCGGCGCAGGCCCTCGCGTTTCATCGCGTGCAACAGCCGGGTCGCGAGCACGGCCCCGGTCGCGCCGATCGGATGACCATGAGCGATGGCGCCACCCTCGACATTGACCACATCCTCGGCGAGCCCGAGTTCGCGCGTCACGGCTATGGCGATGGCGGCGAACGCTTCATTGATCTCGACGCGGTCGAGATCAGCGACCGACCAGCCCGCCCGTTCCAGCGCTTGCCGGACGGCCGGAACAGGCCCGAGCCCGAACAGGCCCGGAGCGACCGCGCCGACACCGAAGGCGACGAGGCGCCCGAGCGGTGCCACAGCGTTGCGCTCGGCCCATTGTTCGCTGGCGACGATCATGGCTGCCGCGCCGCTGTTGAGGCCCGGGGCATTACCGGCTGTGATCGTGCCCTCCGGCCGGAAAGCCGGCTTGAGGCGTGACAGGCTCTCGAGGCTCGTTTCGGGCCGGTTCTGCTCGTCCTTTGCGAAGACCGTCGGCCCTTTGCGCGAAGGGATCTCGACCGCCACGATCTCCTCGTCGAACGTGCCGGCCGCCTGGGCGGCGCTGAAATTCTGTTGCGACCGGGCCGCCCAGGCATCCTGCGCCTCGCGTGAGATCTGAAACTGCGCGACAAGGTCTTCCGTCACCCATCCGCTATGCTGGTTGCAAAAGGCGTCGTTGAGGCCATCATGGAGCATGGCGTCGATGAGCTTGCCGTCGCCCATGCGGTAGCCCCAGCGTCCTTTCTCGATGAGATAGGGGGCCTGGTCCATATTCTCCATGCCGCCTGCCACCACGGCCTGGCTTAGGCCCAGCATGATTTCCTGCGCGGCCGACGCGATCGCCTGTGCGCCCGAGCCGCAGACGCGATTGACGGTGAGCGCGGGGACGCTGTCGGGCAGCCCGGCGGCGATGGCGGCCTGGCGGGCGGGATTCATTTTCGCGCCCGCCTGGACTACTTGGCCCATGACGGCGGCATCGATCGTGCTGGCGCCAACGCCCGCGCGCTTCAGCGTCTCGGCGATCGCGACGCTGCCCAGGGAAGGCGCGGTGATGTCCTTGAGCGTTCCGCCATAGGCGCCGATGGCGGTGCGGACGGGCGCACACAGGAAGACAGGGCTGGTCATGGGGAAGTCCTTTCCTTGATCCTGAAGCGATTCCCAGACAGTTGGATTGACCTGCCGACTTGGACGATCGCTTCGTGGCGATGGCGGTCAGCCACTACTGAAGATATTTGCCGCCGTTGATTGACAGCGTGGCACCGGTCACGAACCCTTGCTCGTCCTCGACGAGGAAAAGCACGCCGCGGGCAATCTCCTGCGGGGTGCCGAGCCGCCCGACCGGCACGCCCGCCAATACCGCCTTCAGCGCCTCCTCCGGCACGGCCGCGACCATTCCGGTGTCCGTGTAGCCCGGCGCGATCGCATTGACGGTGATGTTGCGGCTCGCGCCTTCGAGCGCGAGCGCCTTGGTGAAGCCGATCACCCCCGCCTTGGCGGCGGCATAATTGGTCTGGCCGAACTGGCCGGAGAGACCATTGACCGAGCTGATGTTGACGATCCTTCCGAAACGCCGCGCACGCATGCCCTCGATAACGGCGCGGCACATGTTGAAGCAGCCGCCAAGGTCCACGTCGATGACGCTTCGCCATTGTTCCTCGGTCATCTTGTGGAGCGTGCCGTCGCGGGTGATGCCGGCATTGTTGATGAGGATGTCGATCGATCCGAGTTCCGCGACGACCTTGGCGATTCCGTCCCGGCTTTCCGAGAAGCTGGCGACGTTCCAGCTATAGGCAGGAATGCCCGTCTCCTCGACGAACCGGTCGGCTTCCTCGTCATTGCCGAAATAATTGACGGCGACGCCATAGCCCTTCTCTTTGAGGAGCTTTGCGGTTGCGGCACCGATTCCGGTGACGCCGCCAGTTACGAGCGCAGTTCTGGGCATGGGCAATATCCTGGATTGAGGGAGAAGAGGACGCATCACCGGACGAGATTGTCGCCATCGACAGGGTAGCGGCCGCCGGCATTCAAGGAGGCTTGGCCTGAGAGAAGCGGGGTCCTGCGCCATTGCGTCGCCAGGCCCCATCGCAGCGCTGTCAGAATCACTGCCTTGCCCTCGAAATCGGACATGTGTGTCCTCCCGGCCGATATGAGCACCGCCCCGAAACGATATCGAAGGCGGCAAGGAGGAGCTTCAGGCCAGAAGCGACACTCCATGCCGAGGGCATACTCTCCTTGAGATTTCTGAGGCTTCTTGTGGCGCTTTTGTCGACGCGAGGCAGCGCGTCCGCCATTAGTAACTATACTTATAAGTTTCGTATTCCGCTGGTCAAACCGGATGGAGCACGGCCGCCCCTGATGGGGCGCGACATGCGACGGAACGAGCCTTGGCGGCGATGAAAAATCCACCGGTCAGATTTTAACATTTGCACAATTATATTGTGTAAAATATATCAACGCCTCAACCTGATCAAGGAGAACCTGGATGAGCGCGCTCTACAGTACCAAGGTGACTGCGGTGGGTGGCCGCGCCGGAACCGTCAAAAGCGACGATGGCCTGCTCGATCTTTCTCTCGCTCTGCCAAAGCCTCTCGGCGGCAAGGGGGACGCGACCAACCCCGAGCAACTCTTCGCGGCCGGCTATGCCGCCTGCTTCGAGAATGCTGTCATCCATGTGACGCGTGCGACGTCGGACAAGGTCAAGGACGACGATATCATCGTAGTGGCCGAAGTCGGCATGCAGCCGAACGGGCAGGGCGGCTTTGCACTGACTGTCGCGCTCGATGTGGCTATTACCGGCCTCGATTCAGCGACGGCCGAGGACATCGTTGCCAAAGCCCATGCCGTCTGCCCCTATTCCAACGCGGTCAAGGGCAATATCGATGTCGCTATCTCGGTGTCGGTGAACTGAGGATCAATGTATGAGCTTGCCGGTCAGCGACGACCCACTCGATCTCGATCGGCAGGTCTGCTTTCCTCTTTATGCCGCGTCGAACCTGCTGGCTCGGCTCTATCGGCCTGTTCTGGCCGATCTCGGGCTGACCTACCCACAATATCTGGTCATGCTTGTGCTGTGGAAGCACGCGCCGCAGACGGTCGGCTCGCTCGGCGAGGCGCTATATCTCGACAGCGGAACGCTGACGCCCTTGCTCAAGCGGATGGAGCAAGCGGGCCTGATCCAGCGGGCGCGGGACCCGCAGGACGAAAGACGGGTGCAGATTGATCTGACTCCCGAGGGGCGCGTCTTGCGTGCATCGGCCGAGACGGTGCCGGCGACGCTCGTCGCGGGCCTTTCCATCACAGAGGGCGAAATCGTGGGCCTGCGCGACCAGGTGCGGGCGCTCGTAGGCATCATCCACGGTTCGCTTGTCGAACGGAGTTGAACGATGACCCAAGAAACTGCCATGCTGACAGTCCACCATCTGGGAGTTTCGCAGTCCGACCGCATAGTCTGGCTCTGTGAGGAACTCCAGATCCCTTACTCTCTCATCCGGTACGATCGCGATCCCGTCACACGCCTTGCGCCCGCGGCCTATAAGGCGCTTCATCCCTCCGGCACCGCGCCGGTTGTGACAGAAGGCGGGCTTTGCCTCGCCGAATCGGGCGCGATCATCGACTATATCGTTGCGCGCCATGGTGGAGGGCGGCTGACCCTTCCGGCCAATCACGCTGACTTTGCAACCTATCTCTACTGGTATCATTTCGCCAACGGTTCGTTTCTGCCTAGCATGATGCTGTTGATGGCGAGCGGGGACATGGCGGCGCTGATGAAGCAACGATTTGATCGAGGCATCGCCGCGCTTGAAGCGCATCTTTCCCAGACTGGCCCTTGGTTGGCAGGCGAGGTGTTCACGGTCGCCGACATCATGATGATCTTCCCTCTTACGACCATGCGGGAATTCGTGCCGCTCGATCTCGCGCCCTATCCCGCTATTCGGGCCTATTTGCACCGGATTGCGCAAAGGCCCGCTTTTGTCAGGGCCATTGAGAAAGCGGATCCGGGGCTGCAACTCAAACTCGAGTGACGTCCAGGTGCATCAGAACTCTGCTGCGTTTGCGCGATTTCACGGATGTGCGGCGTGATCAGCCTTTGTCGGCGGACTGCCAAACGATTGACGCCGCGAACCCTCCTTCGAACGCTGGGCCAGATCATTTTGCGAAATACCGGCCTGGCCAGAACCGCCAACGCAAGGTTTACCATTCGATCTCAGGTTCCGCCGTAAGAACGTTTGTTGCCGTTCGGATATCTGAAAGGCCAAGGACCGCTTATTGCGCGGAGCAACCATCGCAGTTGCTTTCGCCTGTCGCGGAAAGATCCGATACCGCGTTCGTCGCGGCAATGACCGGTTGATTACCGTTCCAACCAGTCATCGGGCGTTCCAGAAGATCTGAGAAGTGTCTCCTTGTGAAAGACACGGGACCGAACGAGAGGGCATAACAAGCCTGTTGTTGGGGAAAGCCCGCCGGCGGCCCGATCTTGCTCGCGACGAAGACTTAAGCGAGACCGGCGGCGAGGGAGCAAGCCTGACCAGGCTTTGCAGTTCGCTTTTGCGTTCAATTCGTCTATTTCCCAGCGAGGAGAGGAACAGCTTGGGCGACCAAGTCCATCGTCCGCTCAAGATAGTCTGCCTTGGCCTGGGCAGTATTGGCCAAATCTCGTCGCCAGAGAATGCGTGTCCTTGGAGCTCCGACAAGTGCATCGAAAACGAAGCCTGCAATAAATGGCAGGTCGTCATCCCGAGAGTCGAGGTTAGAAGCGGCTTGCCGGAGGATGGGCAGGATAACCGATACTCCTGCCGTCGCGCCGATTGAGGGCCGCGGCCTGTTCGTTTCCAGTCCCTGCTTTGCAATCCAATCCACAAGGGTTTGTATGCCGATCAGTTCTTCACTGAGCGAAAGATCGAGCAGCTTCCTTGCGACATGGAGAACCTGTTCCCGCGGCGTTCCGTGCGGAATGGCCGACCTGATCGGCTTGAGGTGGCGAGCGGTTCCATGTTCGGTCGCCGCAACGAGAAGTGCCTTTTTCGAACCATAGCGCGTATAGAGCGTACGCTTCGAGACATTCGCCGCCGCCGCGATCCTGTCCATGCTCGCTCCTTCGGCGCCCTCCGTGATGAACTGCCGAAGGGCAACCTCGAGAATATGCTCGCCAAGGCGTGCCGCCAATTCAAGCGACGGCCGTCCACCCCTGGGATCGCGCGGCGGGAGAGGTTGGGGCCGAGATGGTTTCCTTACTGCCATATGCCTTGATAGCGGCTTTCGATCCGTAAGGGAAAGACTGCACCTGATCGTGGCCTGCTCCGGCGCAATAACAAAACCACTAAGTATACTTACGCATTTTCCGAAAGGGCGCTGCGATCGACTGTCGCTGCGTAACCTCAAGAAGGAACCGGAGAATCATGACGCATATTGCTCTCGTAACGGGTGGAACCCGCGGCATCGGCGCTGCCATCGCGCGGTCGTTGAAAGCCGCGGGATGGAGCGTGGGTAGCGTCTATCATGGCAACGAGAAAGCAGCCGACGCATTTCTGCACGAGACCGATATCCCGATATTCCGCTGGGATGTCGCGGACGAAGCGGCATGTCGGGATGGTCTGGCGAAGGTTGAAAGCGAACTCGGGGCGGTGAGTCTCCTCGTCAACAACGCAGGAATTACGCGGGATGGAATGTTCCACCGCATGACCTGGGCGCAGTGGCGCGACGTGCTGGCGACCAATCTCGATTCAATGTTTACCATGACCCGTGCAGTGATCGAAGGCATGCGCGAGCGAGGTTTCGGGCGGATCATCAATATTTCTTCGATCAACGGTCAAAAGGGTCAGGTCGGACAAGTGAACTACTCGGCCGCCAAGGCCGGGGTCATCGGCTTCACCAAGGCATTGGCCCAGGAAAATGCCGGGCGCGGGATCACGGTCAACGCAGTTTGCCCCGGCTATGTGGATACTGAGATGGTTGGCGCCGTTCCGCAGGAGGTCCGTGCGAAGATCATCGCCAGCATTCCAACCGGCCGGCTGGGCTTGCCAGAGGAAATCGCCGAAGCGGTGGCATTTCTCGCGTCACCTGGTGCCGCATTTTGTACGGGGTCGGTGCTGACCGTTAACGGTGGGCAATATATCGCTAACGGCTGATAGCGGCAGAGCCCAAGGCACTGCCACTACGTAAGAAT
The window above is part of the Sphingomonas sanxanigenens DSM 19645 = NX02 genome. Proteins encoded here:
- a CDS encoding acetate/propionate family kinase yields the protein MKAVVSLNSGSSSIKFSLFVVDPAGTLQLSAGGKIEKIGIAPTLAARSADGSMVLERDWPDGASLSHADLLADLFAWAADHPLEGREIIAIGHRVVHGGPDFAAPLLVDDALIDKLEALCPLAPLHQPHNLAAIRAIARLRPGLPQVACFDTAFHHDKPALASRFALPRALHDQGIRRYGFHGLSYEYVARRLAQIDPELAAGRVIAAHLGNGASLCAMQAGQSIDTTMGFTALDGLMMGTRCGGLDPGVVLHLLTQMGMTTAQVEDLLYRKSGLLGVSGLSSDMRTLSASTTAPAEEAIALFAWRAGREAGALASSLGGLDGIVFTAGIGENDAGMRSRICNSLKWLGLEIDEIANAGNGPLISLPDSLIKVYVIPTDEERMIALHTLQILSEKLA
- a CDS encoding bifunctional enoyl-CoA hydratase/phosphate acetyltransferase, with the protein product MSEDAMIENRTFDEIGVGDTASIVRTLTGQDIQLFALVSGDVNPAHMDADYAATDLFRRVIAHGMWGGGLISAVLGTELPGPGAIYLSQSLRFTWPVGLGDTITASVTVIEKRPDHDIVIFDCRCVNQDGELVISGQAEVKAPREKVRRARATLPEIQLRDHDGYRRLIDLTKGEPESTAVAHPCSAAALLAAIEAAEAGLIAPILVGPDARIRQAAQEAGKDISGVRIVHADHSHDAAAKAVALVRSGEARLLMKGSLHTDELMGAVVRSSTGLRTERRISHAYIMDVPDHPAPLIITDAAINIAPTLQEKADIIRNAIDLAQVIGIEEPKVAILSAVETVNPDIPSTLDAAALCKMADRGQISGGLLDGPLAFDNAISEAAAKEKGIVSPVAGKADILVVPNLEAGNMLAKQLTFLGGADAAGIVLGARVPIILTSRADSLRTRLASCAVAVLMARAATRAAPGLPQEPHT
- a CDS encoding PHA/PHB synthase family protein is translated as MSAETMTSPPDPLDGIAQTLDNAAGAAIAQVTAGLAPATLLQAFSDWALHLAFSPGKQLQLGAKVARKYTRLFDYAMRSATDSGATLAIEPLPQDRRFADPAWKQPPFNILSQAFLLNQQWWHAATTGVSGVTSHHEDMLQFTARQMLDVLAPTNFLATNPLLQQKIVETGGKCLVDGFQHLLEDMQHLARGLPAVGVENFRVGENVAVSPGKVVYRNRLIELIQYDPTTEKVRPEPILIVPAWIMKYYILDLSPENSLVKWLTDQGFTVFMISWHNPGTQDRDLDMEAYRLMGPVAALDAVTAITGASSVHAVGYCLGGTLLSIAAATMARDGDDRLASVSLFAAQTEFSEPGELGLFIDEGQLSLLEKMMWGRGYLDSSQMGGAFQILKSNDLVWSRILSEYLMGEREPMNDLMAWNADGTRMPYAMHSQYLRRLFLDDDLAEGKYKVDGRTIALSAVRKPLFVVGTERDHVAPWHSVHKIHLLTSAEITFVLTSGGHNAGIVSEPGHKGRRYRVLTRKADGLSYDPEEWEGRAERKQGSWWIEWGEWLGRHSGEPVAPPPTGNSEKNYAPIMDAPGHYVLER
- the lptB gene encoding LPS export ABC transporter ATP-binding protein; translation: MLRVMNIEKTFGKRKVLDGVSLDVAPGEIVGLLGPNGAGKTVCFYGIMGLLRLDGGRILLAGEDVSALAMSERGKRGMGYLPQESSIFRGMSVEENIRAVLELRCRDRATLEKRLDALLGEFNIAYVRHTPSGALSGGERRRCEIARAMAADPKVILLDEPFAGVDPLSILDIKAMVRALKRRNVGVLITDHNVHEMLELVDRAYVIHAGRLLFEGEPRAILHDPDVRRLYLGKDFEE
- a CDS encoding acetyl-CoA C-acetyltransferase, whose product is MTSPVFLCAPVRTAIGAYGGTLKDITAPSLGSVAIAETLKRAGVGASTIDAAVMGQVVQAGAKMNPARQAAIAAGLPDSVPALTVNRVCGSGAQAIASAAQEIMLGLSQAVVAGGMENMDQAPYLIEKGRWGYRMGDGKLIDAMLHDGLNDAFCNQHSGWVTEDLVAQFQISREAQDAWAARSQQNFSAAQAAGTFDEEIVAVEIPSRKGPTVFAKDEQNRPETSLESLSRLKPAFRPEGTITAGNAPGLNSGAAAMIVASEQWAERNAVAPLGRLVAFGVGAVAPGLFGLGPVPAVRQALERAGWSVADLDRVEINEAFAAIAIAVTRELGLAEDVVNVEGGAIAHGHPIGATGAVLATRLLHAMKREGLRRGLVTLCIGGGQGVALALEAVS
- the phbB gene encoding acetoacetyl-CoA reductase, translating into MPRTALVTGGVTGIGAATAKLLKEKGYGVAVNYFGNDEEADRFVEETGIPAYSWNVASFSESRDGIAKVVAELGSIDILINNAGITRDGTLHKMTEEQWRSVIDVDLGGCFNMCRAVIEGMRARRFGRIVNISSVNGLSGQFGQTNYAAAKAGVIGFTKALALEGASRNITVNAIAPGYTDTGMVAAVPEEALKAVLAGVPVGRLGTPQEIARGVLFLVEDEQGFVTGATLSINGGKYLQ
- a CDS encoding organic hydroperoxide resistance protein yields the protein MSALYSTKVTAVGGRAGTVKSDDGLLDLSLALPKPLGGKGDATNPEQLFAAGYAACFENAVIHVTRATSDKVKDDDIIVVAEVGMQPNGQGGFALTVALDVAITGLDSATAEDIVAKAHAVCPYSNAVKGNIDVAISVSVN
- a CDS encoding MarR family winged helix-turn-helix transcriptional regulator, which produces MSLPVSDDPLDLDRQVCFPLYAASNLLARLYRPVLADLGLTYPQYLVMLVLWKHAPQTVGSLGEALYLDSGTLTPLLKRMEQAGLIQRARDPQDERRVQIDLTPEGRVLRASAETVPATLVAGLSITEGEIVGLRDQVRALVGIIHGSLVERS
- a CDS encoding glutathione S-transferase family protein — encoded protein: MTQETAMLTVHHLGVSQSDRIVWLCEELQIPYSLIRYDRDPVTRLAPAAYKALHPSGTAPVVTEGGLCLAESGAIIDYIVARHGGGRLTLPANHADFATYLYWYHFANGSFLPSMMLLMASGDMAALMKQRFDRGIAALEAHLSQTGPWLAGEVFTVADIMMIFPLTTMREFVPLDLAPYPAIRAYLHRIAQRPAFVRAIEKADPGLQLKLE
- a CDS encoding TetR/AcrR family transcriptional regulator translates to MAARLGEHILEVALRQFITEGAEGASMDRIAAAANVSKRTLYTRYGSKKALLVAATEHGTARHLKPIRSAIPHGTPREQVLHVARKLLDLSLSEELIGIQTLVDWIAKQGLETNRPRPSIGATAGVSVILPILRQAASNLDSRDDDLPFIAGFVFDALVGAPRTRILWRRDLANTAQAKADYLERTMDLVAQAVPLLAGK
- the phbB gene encoding acetoacetyl-CoA reductase, with the translated sequence MTHIALVTGGTRGIGAAIARSLKAAGWSVGSVYHGNEKAADAFLHETDIPIFRWDVADEAACRDGLAKVESELGAVSLLVNNAGITRDGMFHRMTWAQWRDVLATNLDSMFTMTRAVIEGMRERGFGRIINISSINGQKGQVGQVNYSAAKAGVIGFTKALAQENAGRGITVNAVCPGYVDTEMVGAVPQEVRAKIIASIPTGRLGLPEEIAEAVAFLASPGAAFCTGSVLTVNGGQYIANG